One window from the genome of Aliidongia dinghuensis encodes:
- the ggt gene encoding gamma-glutamyltransferase: protein MPRPSRRRPAYKAMIVAPQPEATEAGLAVLEAGGNALDAVVACALTQGVVDPAMCGLGGLGSLQIFDPANGQATVFDGLSTCPAAATPDMWADIFERECSDGYGYVLKGAVNELGHAAVTTPGIVRVFGDAHRAFGRLAWAELFGPAIGFARDGWLIRPHVASMFALNETSVGRRPYADKLALTADGRELYLRPDGTPKKLGDAVRNPALAETLANLARDGADSFYTGEIARRIADDMAAHGGLMTRADLAGFRVQRKAPLEVNYRGRRISAPPPPAGGIYVAEALRILERFVLTALAHNGADYIAIVAEAMKIAGADKDRFIGDPDFVAPPLDRLLSDAYADECAARIRRGEKTPLVRITGDSQHTTTVSCIDADGMVVSLTHTNGVPSGVIPPGVGFMLNGAMNWYDPRPGRAGSIAPGKRRFSSMSPTIVFEGETPVFTLGAPGGAWIGPAILQVLLNVLDWGMPVAEAVAAPRFSATSDAIDISNRIPRRVEHALTAKGYAVKRSPLSYPFAAPHGITCWDGQLEGGADPQRDGYAAGLA from the coding sequence ATGCCGAGACCGAGCCGTCGCCGTCCCGCCTATAAGGCCATGATCGTGGCGCCGCAGCCGGAGGCAACTGAGGCTGGCCTCGCGGTGCTCGAGGCCGGCGGCAACGCGCTCGACGCCGTCGTCGCCTGCGCGCTGACCCAGGGCGTGGTCGATCCGGCCATGTGTGGTTTGGGCGGCCTTGGCAGCCTGCAGATCTTCGACCCGGCGAATGGGCAGGCAACCGTATTCGACGGGCTGTCGACCTGCCCTGCGGCGGCGACGCCCGACATGTGGGCCGACATCTTCGAGCGCGAATGCAGCGACGGCTACGGCTATGTACTGAAGGGCGCGGTCAACGAGCTGGGCCACGCCGCCGTCACCACGCCGGGCATCGTGCGCGTATTCGGCGACGCGCATCGCGCGTTTGGCCGGCTCGCCTGGGCCGAACTGTTCGGGCCGGCGATCGGCTTCGCGCGCGACGGTTGGCTCATCCGCCCGCATGTGGCGTCGATGTTCGCGCTCAACGAGACGAGCGTCGGGCGCCGGCCCTATGCCGACAAGCTGGCGCTGACGGCCGACGGCCGCGAGCTCTACCTGCGGCCCGACGGCACGCCGAAGAAGCTCGGCGACGCGGTCCGGAACCCGGCGCTCGCTGAGACGCTCGCCAACCTGGCGCGCGATGGGGCCGACAGTTTCTACACCGGCGAGATCGCCCGGCGCATCGCCGATGACATGGCGGCGCACGGTGGGCTCATGACGCGCGCCGATCTCGCGGGCTTCCGGGTGCAGCGGAAGGCGCCGCTCGAAGTCAACTACCGCGGCCGCCGGATCTCGGCCCCGCCGCCGCCGGCCGGCGGCATCTATGTCGCGGAGGCGCTGCGCATCCTGGAGCGGTTCGTGCTCACGGCGCTCGCGCACAACGGCGCCGACTATATCGCAATCGTCGCCGAGGCGATGAAGATCGCCGGCGCCGACAAGGACCGGTTCATCGGCGACCCGGACTTCGTGGCGCCGCCGCTCGACCGGCTGCTGTCGGACGCCTATGCCGACGAGTGTGCTGCCCGGATCCGGCGCGGCGAGAAGACGCCGCTCGTCCGCATCACGGGCGACAGCCAGCACACGACGACCGTGTCCTGCATCGATGCCGACGGCATGGTCGTCTCGCTGACCCACACCAACGGCGTGCCGTCCGGCGTCATCCCGCCGGGCGTGGGCTTCATGCTGAACGGTGCCATGAACTGGTACGACCCGCGTCCCGGCCGCGCCGGCTCCATCGCACCGGGCAAGCGGCGCTTCTCGTCGATGAGCCCAACCATCGTGTTCGAAGGCGAGACGCCGGTCTTCACGTTGGGGGCGCCCGGCGGCGCCTGGATCGGCCCGGCCATCCTGCAGGTCCTGCTGAATGTGCTCGACTGGGGCATGCCGGTCGCAGAAGCGGTCGCAGCACCACGCTTCAGCGCCACCTCGGACGCGATCGACATCTCGAACCGCATCCCGCGCCGCGTCGAGCACGCGCTCACGGCCAAAGGCTACGCGGTAAAACGCTCGCCGCTCTCCTACCCCTTCGCAGCCCCGCACGGCATCACCTGCTGGGACGGCCAGCTCGAGGGCGGCGCCGACCCGCAGCGCGACGGCTACGCCGCCGGCCTCGCCTAG
- a CDS encoding TauD/TfdA dioxygenase family protein, with amino-acid sequence MVQDPQPIDAPASYLPPIEIVPTGAALGAEIRGVDLASIDDAEFQAVHQVWLDYSVLLFRDQALEDEDLIHFSRRFGTLDFAPVQETGRRFVEGYPEIYVVSNVLGADGEPIGSLGSGEAVWHTDMSYLVEPPKMSMLYALEVPPVGGETGFCSMYAAYDNLPDGLKRRIDGLTIKHDGTYNSGGYLRQGVTATDDPRTSPGAVHPLVCTHPETGRRNLYLGRRRNAYLLGLALEESEALLDELWGCATRPELSWYNNWRVGDLVMWDNRCTMHRRNPFAADSRRVMHRTQVQGQERPTA; translated from the coding sequence ATGGTTCAGGATCCGCAACCGATCGACGCCCCGGCCAGCTATCTGCCGCCGATCGAGATCGTGCCGACCGGTGCGGCTCTTGGCGCCGAGATCCGCGGCGTCGACCTTGCGTCGATCGACGATGCCGAGTTCCAGGCGGTCCATCAGGTTTGGCTCGATTACAGTGTGCTGCTGTTCCGCGACCAGGCGCTGGAGGACGAGGACCTGATCCATTTCAGCCGGCGCTTCGGCACGCTCGATTTCGCGCCGGTCCAGGAGACCGGGCGCCGCTTCGTCGAGGGCTATCCCGAGATCTATGTCGTCTCGAACGTGCTCGGCGCCGACGGCGAGCCGATCGGCAGCCTCGGTTCGGGTGAGGCGGTCTGGCACACCGACATGTCTTATCTGGTCGAGCCACCCAAGATGAGCATGCTCTATGCGCTCGAGGTGCCGCCCGTCGGCGGCGAGACCGGCTTCTGCAGCATGTACGCGGCCTACGACAATCTGCCGGACGGCTTGAAGCGCCGCATCGACGGCCTCACGATCAAGCACGACGGCACCTACAACAGCGGCGGCTACCTGCGGCAGGGCGTCACCGCGACCGACGATCCGCGCACCTCGCCCGGCGCCGTGCATCCGCTCGTCTGCACCCATCCGGAGACCGGCCGGCGCAATCTCTATCTCGGCCGGCGGCGCAACGCCTACCTCCTGGGCCTGGCGCTCGAGGAGTCGGAGGCGCTGCTTGACGAGCTTTGGGGCTGCGCCACGCGGCCGGAACTCAGCTGGTACAACAACTGGCGGGTCGGCGACCTGGTCATGTGGGACAACCGCTGCACCATGCATCGGCGCAATCCCTTCGCGGCCGACAGCCGGCGCGTCATGCACCGCACCCAGGTCCAGGGACAGGAACGCCCAACGGCCTGA
- a CDS encoding MFS transporter translates to MRARLGALGLGASGRVLFVLCLLYMILYIDRVNISTSAPLIRSELKLSNAELGLAFSAFAYPYALFQLVGGWLGDRFGPRRVLGLCGIVVILSTLATGLVGGLASLIAARFALGLGEGATFPTATRAMAGWVPEARWGFAQGITHSAARIGNAVTPPLVALLVAYLSWRGSFVVFALLNLLWLVPWVWVSAKDGRRTALPAARVGGTAQRSATSWWALARRMLPVTCVDFCYGWTLWLFLSWIPSFFYDSFKLDLKGSALFSTGVFAAGVVGDLLGGMVSDRILKRTGRLAAARRNVIIVGFLGAFLCLIPVVAIHDLTIDALFLSLAFFSAELIVGPIWSVPMDIAPRHAGSASGLMNLGFGVAGIISPSCFGYLIDLTGTWTVPFAVSMGLLLAGAGLAYRMRPDEPFIDPAEPAPPDGELPAGASGDLA, encoded by the coding sequence ATGCGCGCGCGACTCGGCGCTTTGGGACTGGGCGCTTCGGGCCGGGTATTGTTCGTCCTCTGCCTGCTCTACATGATTCTCTATATCGACCGGGTCAACATTTCGACCTCGGCGCCGCTCATCAGGAGCGAGCTCAAGCTCAGCAACGCCGAGCTGGGCCTGGCGTTTTCCGCCTTCGCTTACCCTTACGCGCTGTTCCAGCTGGTCGGCGGCTGGCTCGGCGACCGGTTCGGGCCGCGCCGGGTCCTCGGGCTATGCGGCATCGTCGTCATTCTCTCGACGCTCGCGACCGGCCTCGTCGGCGGGCTCGCCTCGCTGATCGCGGCGCGCTTCGCGCTGGGCCTGGGCGAGGGCGCCACCTTCCCGACCGCGACCCGGGCGATGGCCGGATGGGTCCCGGAGGCGCGCTGGGGCTTCGCCCAGGGCATCACCCATTCGGCGGCACGCATCGGCAATGCCGTGACCCCGCCGCTCGTGGCCTTGCTGGTGGCATATCTCAGCTGGCGCGGCTCCTTCGTCGTGTTTGCGCTCCTCAACCTCCTGTGGCTGGTGCCGTGGGTCTGGGTCTCGGCCAAGGACGGTCGTCGGACGGCGCTGCCGGCGGCACGGGTGGGCGGCACGGCACAACGCTCCGCCACCTCCTGGTGGGCGCTTGCGCGCCGCATGCTGCCCGTCACCTGCGTCGATTTCTGCTACGGCTGGACGCTGTGGCTGTTCCTCAGCTGGATCCCGTCCTTCTTCTACGATTCGTTCAAGCTCGACCTGAAGGGCTCGGCCCTGTTCTCGACCGGCGTGTTCGCGGCGGGCGTCGTGGGCGACCTCTTGGGCGGCATGGTGAGCGACCGGATCCTGAAGCGCACCGGCCGGCTCGCGGCGGCGCGGCGCAACGTCATCATCGTGGGCTTCCTTGGCGCCTTCCTGTGCCTGATCCCGGTCGTGGCCATCCATGACCTGACGATCGACGCGCTGTTCCTCTCGCTTGCCTTCTTCTCGGCCGAGCTCATCGTCGGGCCGATCTGGTCCGTGCCGATGGACATCGCGCCGCGCCATGCCGGCTCGGCCAGCGGTCTCATGAACTTAGGATTCGGCGTCGCCGGCATCATCTCGCCCTCCTGCTTCGGTTATCTCATCGACCTGACCGGCACCTGGACCGTGCCGTTCGCCGTGTCGATGGGCCTGCTGCTCGCCGGCGCCGGCCTTGCCTACCGCATGCGCCCGGACGAGCCGTTCATCGATCCCGCGGAGCCCGCACCCCCGGACGGGGAGCTGCCTGCCGGTGCGTCCGGCGATCTTGCTTGA
- a CDS encoding methyl-accepting chemotaxis protein: MNFIRTLKIGTKIYAVVGLLSVVAALISWRGIDALATYQADVQAMRLAADRSAHGLQVNGLIYAVVMDTRGLFMSRSPDEIEKYAKPMAANLRRIDELMQEWRRLLPPDRAASLDQASAHVREFVTFRTETIRLAREVGTADARTYSDNDTNRGNRQRLGQAIDQLAQANQQEIEDINRRLDERYRGSLSELIGIAVIGIAAGLILSFQVTARAIVRPLTALTSVMRVLATGDFDARVPGAKRADELGDMARAVRVFQDNGIEAQRVTALRAEEQAAREKRVAALEALTASFEGRIEQIVSAVSAASTELTGTSRTMASVAERTSGQALATASASEQASANVQTVAGASEELASSTSSIGQQVTRATETVDTALRQASAADANVQELADAAKKIGEVVSLINNIAQQTNLLALNATIEAARAGDAGKGFAVVAGEVKALAQQTAAATGEIHGQVEGMQSATGKMVETIRAITGTIGAITEVTTMVASAVEEQGAATQEIARNVQQAALGTQDAAANAVAVKDAASETGVAAQQVLSAAGSLGQEAGALRREVDQFLAGVRAA; encoded by the coding sequence ATGAACTTTATCCGGACACTCAAGATCGGGACGAAGATCTATGCCGTCGTCGGTCTGCTGTCCGTCGTCGCGGCGCTGATCAGCTGGCGCGGCATCGACGCGCTCGCGACCTATCAGGCCGACGTCCAAGCCATGCGCCTCGCCGCGGATCGTTCCGCCCATGGGCTGCAGGTCAATGGCCTGATCTATGCGGTCGTCATGGATACGCGCGGCCTGTTCATGTCGCGCAGCCCGGACGAGATCGAGAAATACGCGAAGCCGATGGCGGCGAACCTGCGCCGCATCGACGAGCTGATGCAGGAATGGCGGCGCCTGCTGCCGCCGGACCGGGCGGCCAGCCTCGATCAGGCGTCGGCTCACGTGCGGGAGTTCGTCACCTTCCGCACCGAGACGATCCGGCTCGCGCGCGAGGTCGGCACCGCCGACGCGCGGACCTACAGCGACAACGACACGAATCGCGGCAACCGTCAGCGGCTGGGCCAGGCGATCGACCAACTCGCCCAGGCGAACCAGCAGGAAATCGAGGACATCAACAGGCGGCTCGACGAGCGCTACCGGGGCAGCCTCAGCGAGCTGATCGGCATCGCCGTCATCGGCATCGCGGCCGGCCTCATCCTGTCGTTCCAGGTCACGGCCCGGGCGATCGTCCGGCCGCTGACCGCGCTCACCTCGGTCATGCGCGTGCTCGCGACCGGCGATTTCGATGCCCGTGTGCCGGGCGCCAAGCGGGCGGACGAGCTGGGCGACATGGCGCGCGCCGTCCGGGTGTTCCAGGACAATGGCATCGAAGCCCAGCGTGTGACGGCGCTCAGGGCCGAGGAGCAGGCGGCGCGCGAAAAGCGGGTCGCCGCCCTCGAGGCGCTTACCGCCTCGTTCGAGGGCCGGATCGAACAGATCGTGAGCGCCGTCTCGGCCGCCTCGACCGAGCTCACCGGCACGTCCCGGACCATGGCGTCGGTTGCCGAGCGCACGAGCGGCCAGGCGCTCGCGACGGCCTCGGCGTCGGAGCAGGCATCGGCCAATGTCCAGACCGTTGCGGGGGCGAGCGAGGAGCTGGCGTCCTCCACCTCGTCGATCGGCCAGCAGGTGACGCGCGCGACCGAGACCGTCGACACGGCACTGAGGCAGGCCTCGGCCGCCGACGCGAACGTGCAGGAACTGGCCGACGCGGCAAAGAAGATCGGCGAGGTCGTCTCGCTCATCAACAACATCGCCCAGCAGACCAATCTTCTGGCCCTGAATGCGACGATCGAGGCGGCACGGGCCGGCGACGCGGGCAAGGGCTTCGCCGTGGTGGCGGGCGAGGTCAAGGCGCTGGCACAGCAGACGGCGGCCGCGACCGGCGAGATCCACGGCCAGGTCGAAGGCATGCAGAGTGCCACGGGCAAGATGGTCGAGACGATCCGCGCCATCACCGGCACGATCGGCGCCATCACGGAAGTGACGACCATGGTCGCCTCCGCGGTCGAGGAGCAGGGGGCCGCGACCCAGGAGATCGCGCGCAACGTGCAGCAGGCCGCTCTCGGGACCCAGGATGCCGCCGCCAACGCGGTGGCCGTCAAGGACGCCGCCAGCGAGACCGGCGTTGCGGCACAGCAGGTGCTGTCGGCGGCCGGCTCGCTCGGCCAGGAGGCGGGGGCGCTGCGCCGCGAGGTCGACCAGTTCCTGGCCGGCGTCCGCGCAGCTTGA
- a CDS encoding autotransporter domain-containing protein, whose translation MRFLTSTAIATLFLSSTALAQQFSSITVFGDSLSDNGNIPKLYGITARPSPPYYPGRFSNGPVYAEYLPGLLNVPVANFSDNAIGGALSGTSNLGNFPSSGTMDEINRYLATGQTASSRDLFVLWTGANDYLGLSGAISPAVPPALIQAVVNQTAAAAVGNISAEVTALARTGARNFLVPNLPNLGETPLLNGSALSASVGAYAGSVHDAALTQAMAALSAQLHVNIVVADVKSLVDDAVANPAKYGLTNVTAECVQNAACVAQKQPYLFWDEEHPTEQVHQILAQYFATSLNGPTVVGAEGEMAIIAAQSFSDHVSERFEALRNGATGLSVSTGGGDGATVAGDPAKPFGAFLSGSYGWGSRDDRYGAVGFSYDQTDITAGVDYKLTPNLALGAVFGFGTITGDLHESMGEARQRSYQGALYATYFTDDFHVGAMLDYIGNDWDKLRRNTFVASQTATANAGGRTLGYALEGGYDLHAGDVRFGPVAALRYAHIHIDGYTETGAVGLNQTIDSQGINSLIGEFGVEASFNTQLAGTALRPHLRVTYDNQFTDGPRNVTSRLVTESALTITTPIDPAKSHWLRLAGGVDFPIDPSFTATLGFDTALARGDGSDNRAEAKLRMAF comes from the coding sequence ATGCGCTTTCTGACGTCGACGGCTATCGCGACTCTTTTTCTATCCAGCACGGCGCTCGCCCAGCAATTCTCCAGCATCACCGTCTTCGGCGACAGCCTGTCCGACAACGGCAATATTCCGAAGCTCTACGGCATCACCGCCCGCCCCTCGCCGCCCTATTATCCCGGCCGTTTCTCCAACGGCCCGGTCTATGCCGAATATCTGCCCGGCCTCCTCAACGTCCCCGTTGCCAACTTCAGCGACAACGCGATCGGCGGCGCGCTGTCGGGGACGAGCAATCTCGGCAATTTCCCGAGCTCGGGCACGATGGACGAGATCAACCGCTATCTGGCGACCGGCCAAACCGCCAGCAGCCGCGACCTGTTCGTGCTGTGGACCGGGGCCAACGACTATCTGGGCCTGTCCGGTGCCATCTCGCCGGCCGTGCCGCCGGCCCTCATCCAGGCGGTGGTGAACCAGACAGCCGCGGCGGCGGTCGGCAACATCAGCGCGGAGGTCACGGCGCTCGCCCGGACCGGCGCCCGCAATTTCCTGGTGCCGAACCTGCCGAACCTGGGCGAGACGCCGCTGCTGAACGGCTCCGCCTTGAGCGCGTCGGTCGGTGCCTATGCCGGCTCGGTCCATGACGCGGCGCTGACCCAGGCCATGGCGGCCCTGTCGGCGCAACTGCACGTCAATATCGTGGTCGCCGACGTGAAGTCGCTGGTCGACGACGCGGTTGCCAATCCGGCCAAATATGGTCTCACCAACGTCACGGCCGAATGCGTGCAGAACGCCGCCTGCGTCGCGCAGAAGCAGCCCTACCTGTTCTGGGACGAGGAGCATCCGACGGAGCAGGTGCACCAGATCCTCGCGCAATATTTCGCGACTTCGCTCAACGGCCCGACCGTGGTCGGCGCCGAGGGCGAGATGGCGATCATCGCGGCGCAGTCCTTCTCTGATCACGTGTCGGAGCGGTTCGAGGCGCTGCGCAACGGCGCCACCGGCCTCTCGGTCTCGACCGGCGGCGGCGATGGCGCCACGGTCGCGGGCGACCCGGCAAAGCCGTTCGGCGCCTTCCTGTCGGGCAGCTACGGCTGGGGCTCGCGCGACGATCGCTATGGCGCCGTTGGCTTCTCCTACGACCAGACCGACATCACCGCCGGCGTCGACTACAAGCTGACGCCCAACCTGGCGCTGGGCGCGGTGTTCGGCTTCGGCACGATCACCGGCGACCTGCATGAAAGCATGGGCGAAGCCCGGCAGCGCTCGTATCAGGGCGCCCTCTACGCGACCTACTTCACCGACGATTTCCACGTTGGCGCCATGCTCGACTATATCGGCAACGACTGGGACAAGCTCCGCCGCAACACCTTCGTCGCCAGCCAGACCGCAACCGCGAACGCCGGCGGCCGCACGCTCGGCTATGCGCTCGAGGGCGGCTATGACCTCCACGCCGGCGACGTCCGGTTCGGCCCCGTCGCAGCACTCCGCTACGCCCATATCCATATCGACGGCTATACCGAGACGGGTGCCGTCGGGCTCAACCAGACCATCGACAGCCAGGGCATCAATTCGCTGATCGGCGAGTTCGGCGTCGAGGCGTCGTTCAACACCCAACTCGCCGGAACGGCGCTCCGGCCGCACCTGCGCGTGACCTACGACAACCAGTTCACCGACGGGCCGCGCAACGTCACCTCGCGCCTCGTCACCGAATCGGCCCTCACCATCACGACGCCAATCGATCCGGCCAAGAGCCACTGGCTGCGCCTCGCCGGCGGCGTGGACTTCCCGATCGACCCGAGCTTCACCGCGACGCTCGGCTTCGACACGGCACTTGCCCGCGGCGACGGCTCCGACAACCGGGCCGAGGCCAAGCTCAGGATGGCGTTCTAG
- a CDS encoding response regulator encodes MARILIIDDDPAIRALLSGILEAGGHSVVTARDGQAGLTAFDGEQVDLIVCDIVMPEQEGIATISAIRRASATVPILAISGSSTVGRYGSHLDAAALMGANATLPKPLTADAFLEAVERLLAARH; translated from the coding sequence ATGGCGCGCATTTTGATCATCGATGACGACCCGGCCATCCGGGCCCTCTTGTCGGGCATTCTGGAAGCCGGCGGTCATTCCGTCGTCACCGCCCGCGACGGTCAGGCGGGCCTGACGGCGTTCGACGGCGAGCAGGTCGACTTGATCGTGTGCGACATCGTCATGCCGGAACAGGAAGGCATCGCGACGATCAGCGCGATCCGCCGTGCGAGTGCCACGGTGCCCATTCTCGCGATCTCCGGCAGCAGCACCGTCGGGCGCTACGGCAGTCACCTCGATGCCGCGGCACTCATGGGGGCGAATGCGACGCTGCCGAAACCGCTCACGGCGGACGCTTTTCTCGAGGCCGTGGAACGCTTGCTCGCCGCCCGGCATTAG
- a CDS encoding peptide ABC transporter substrate-binding protein has protein sequence MRRFVLLFAALLASYPGAAHPAWAESVLIRAVGAEVTSLDPHLIGNQYETVVAADLFEGLTAYGPDGSIRPGAAASWDVSADGKTYLFHLRPGLVWSDGSALTAEDFVYAFRRGLTPKTGAPYNEILYPILGAEAWATGKTTDPAALGVDAPDPATVRIRLERPAQFLPAILAYSMAFPVPRAAIERWGADWTRPGHLVGNGPFTLVEAVPQARLVFARNPHFHDAASVKLDQVRWVVMADEAAFKAFRTGEIDLATVPARLLPEARRDLAASLREQRLLIAHYVDINMTRAPLGQDPKLRRALALALDQVAVETKVVKDGGVGGFSIVPDGMPGYRPAREDFADRPMADRLAEARRLWAEAGYGPDHPLALRLMTDDVANYLLEGKAIATLWQAALPGLKVSLDVNEYQVVTGRLVDHDYDVALSSWSADFPDPWNFLAAWRTGAGNANVVGYRNAAYDRLLDEAAALLEPASRLARLAAAERVLLDDCAILPYGFESESSLVAARVTGWQPNELGIHLSRYLGVTGTP, from the coding sequence ATGCGCCGTTTCGTTCTGCTGTTCGCCGCACTGCTGGCCTCGTATCCGGGGGCCGCACATCCGGCCTGGGCCGAGAGCGTGCTCATCCGCGCGGTCGGCGCCGAAGTGACGTCGCTCGACCCGCATCTGATCGGCAACCAATATGAGACGGTGGTGGCCGCCGATCTGTTCGAAGGCCTGACCGCCTATGGTCCGGACGGCTCAATCCGCCCCGGCGCCGCGGCAAGCTGGGACGTTTCGGCCGACGGCAAGACCTATCTCTTCCATTTGCGGCCGGGCCTCGTCTGGTCCGACGGCAGCGCGCTTACGGCCGAGGATTTCGTCTATGCGTTCCGGCGTGGGCTCACCCCCAAGACCGGCGCGCCCTACAACGAGATTCTCTATCCGATCCTGGGTGCCGAGGCTTGGGCGACCGGCAAGACGACCGATCCGGCGGCATTGGGCGTCGATGCGCCCGACCCGGCGACCGTGCGGATCCGGCTCGAACGGCCGGCACAGTTCCTGCCGGCGATCCTCGCCTATTCCATGGCCTTTCCGGTCCCGCGCGCCGCGATCGAGCGCTGGGGTGCCGATTGGACCCGGCCCGGCCATCTCGTCGGCAACGGCCCGTTCACGCTCGTGGAGGCGGTGCCGCAAGCCCGCCTGGTGTTCGCCCGCAACCCGCATTTCCACGACGCGGCCTCGGTCAAGCTCGATCAGGTGCGCTGGGTCGTCATGGCCGACGAGGCCGCATTCAAGGCGTTCCGCACCGGCGAGATCGATCTCGCCACCGTGCCGGCGCGTCTCCTGCCCGAGGCGCGCCGCGATCTCGCCGCCTCGCTTCGGGAGCAGCGGCTGCTGATCGCGCACTACGTCGACATCAACATGACGCGCGCACCGCTCGGGCAGGACCCGAAGCTCCGCCGGGCATTGGCGCTGGCGCTCGACCAGGTCGCGGTCGAAACCAAGGTGGTGAAGGACGGCGGCGTCGGCGGCTTCAGCATCGTGCCCGACGGCATGCCCGGCTACCGGCCGGCGCGCGAGGATTTCGCCGACCGCCCGATGGCTGACCGGCTGGCCGAGGCGCGCCGGCTCTGGGCCGAGGCCGGCTACGGCCCCGACCATCCGCTGGCCCTGCGGCTCATGACCGACGACGTCGCGAACTACCTGCTCGAGGGCAAGGCGATTGCCACGCTCTGGCAGGCGGCACTCCCCGGTCTCAAGGTCTCGCTCGACGTCAATGAATACCAGGTCGTCACCGGCCGCCTCGTCGATCACGACTACGACGTGGCGCTGTCGAGCTGGAGCGCCGATTTTCCCGACCCGTGGAATTTCCTTGCCGCCTGGCGTACCGGCGCCGGCAACGCCAACGTCGTGGGCTATCGCAACGCCGCCTACGACCGCCTGCTCGACGAGGCGGCGGCCCTTCTCGAACCGGCGTCGCGCCTCGCCCGGCTTGCGGCTGCCGAGCGGGTCCTGCTCGACGATTGCGCGATCCTGCCCTATGGCTTCGAGAGCGAGAGCAGCCTGGTCGCAGCCCGCGTGACCGGCTGGCAGCCGAACGAGCTCGGCATCCACTTGAGCCGTTATCTCGGGGTCACCGGCACGCCCTGA